The Lycium barbarum isolate Lr01 chromosome 12, ASM1917538v2, whole genome shotgun sequence genome includes a region encoding these proteins:
- the LOC132624272 gene encoding uncharacterized protein LOC132624272 — MSQGSCSSHVKCNCGTIAKHVTSSTPSNPGRKFYKCLRPKGNSCGFWEWEDELFPEIQWNNVQILTSSLDAVKIERDKLQEELIAIEARHLIEVNKMKEELIGLKSKQQFDLKKVLNLEEKLANTRMLLLISWGIFIGFLAASLIN, encoded by the coding sequence ATGTCTCAAGGTAGCTGTTCATCTCACGTAAAATGTAATTGTGGCACCATTGCAAAACACGTCACTTCATCGACTCCTAGTAATCCCGGACGGAAATTCTACAAATGTCTGAGGCCTAAGGGCAATTCTTGTGGATTTTGGGAATGGGAAGATGAATTGTTCCCTGAGATTCAGTGGAATAATGTTCAAATTTTGACGTCGTCGTTAGATGCGGTCAAAATCGAAAGGGACAAATTGCAAGAAGAATTAATTGCCATTGAGGCTAGACATCTAATTGAAGTGAACAAAATGAAGGAGGAATTAATTGGCTTGAAGAGTAAACAACAATTTGACTTGAAAAAAGTTCTAAACTTGGAGGAGAAACTTGCAAATACAAGGATGTTGCTTTTGATTTCTTGGGGAATATTTATTGGCTTTTTGGCGGCTTCCTTAATCAACTGA